The Blastocatellia bacterium genome has a segment encoding these proteins:
- a CDS encoding DUF4346 domain-containing protein, translating into MTGQEPIEKIRAELRVGMDLVKCRQCGCMKETLKKIESALPTLESEAGSALLKQIGVWLEQMESIKYACLGCAYCFPAVAMNIFNQAFPEAAEAQSLSCAFDVRERTWPPVPGEYFAFCDGPNCPVAVSTLASVELAEELARIRPKGLCIVGKTETENIGIDKVIKNTITNPTIRFLLLVGKEPQGHWTGSTFLALWKNGVDESMRVIGSPGKRPILRNVTRDEVEAFREQVRVVDLIGCEDVKTIIEKLQELSQDPSPFCACVQCAEETKSAQISTVPVIQAEEPTHVEMDKAGYFVILPQPERKVILVEHYSYDNRLLRIIEGETARSLYWTIIKNGWVTQLSHAAYLGKELERAELSLKHGFKYVQDGATGDFTRER; encoded by the coding sequence ATGACTGGTCAAGAGCCGATTGAGAAAATCCGAGCTGAATTACGCGTGGGCATGGACTTGGTCAAATGCCGGCAGTGTGGCTGCATGAAGGAGACGTTGAAAAAGATCGAATCGGCTCTTCCCACGCTCGAAAGCGAAGCCGGTTCGGCTTTGCTCAAACAGATCGGAGTTTGGCTGGAGCAGATGGAATCGATCAAGTATGCGTGCCTGGGCTGCGCGTACTGCTTCCCGGCCGTAGCGATGAACATATTCAATCAAGCCTTTCCCGAAGCCGCCGAAGCTCAATCGTTGAGTTGCGCCTTTGACGTAAGGGAGCGGACGTGGCCGCCGGTGCCGGGAGAGTATTTTGCTTTTTGTGATGGTCCCAATTGTCCGGTGGCCGTTTCCACCCTGGCCAGTGTGGAACTGGCCGAGGAGCTGGCTCGCATCAGGCCGAAAGGACTTTGCATCGTTGGGAAAACGGAGACGGAAAACATCGGCATTGATAAGGTCATCAAAAACACGATCACTAATCCGACTATTCGCTTCCTCCTTCTGGTTGGCAAAGAACCTCAAGGGCATTGGACCGGAAGCACATTTCTGGCCTTATGGAAAAACGGCGTTGATGAGAGCATGAGGGTAATAGGTTCTCCGGGAAAGCGTCCCATTTTGAGGAACGTCACTCGTGATGAAGTGGAAGCCTTCAGAGAACAAGTGCGGGTTGTCGACCTGATCGGATGTGAAGATGTGAAGACCATCATTGAGAAACTCCAAGAACTCTCGCAGGATCCCAGCCCCTTCTGTGCCTGTGTGCAGTGCGCTGAGGAAACCAAGTCCGCTCAGATTTCCACGGTACCGGTCATTCAGGCAGAAGAACCGACCCACGTTGAGATGGATAAGGCCGGCTATTTCGTCATCCTTCCGCAACCGGAAAGAAAGGTGATCCTTGTGGAGCATTACTCCTACGACAACCGGCTCTTAAGGATCATCGAAGGCGAAACGGCCAGGAGCCTCTACTGGACAATCATCAAAAACGGCTGGGTCACGCAGCTCTCTCATGCCGCTTATTTAGGAAAAGAGTTGGAGCGGGCGGAACTGAGCCTGAAGCACGGATTCAAATATGTTCAGGACGGGGCGACGGGAGACTTCACGCGAGAACGCTAG
- a CDS encoding metalloregulator ArsR/SmtB family transcription factor, with translation MNEYIEIFKALSDETRLRILRLLLMAKSGLCVCELVDSLEVPQYNVSKHLKVLKQVGLLTERREGRWVYYSLYDADEPFMQSLFDALASIPRTLLARDERELKKRLRIRIRGKCLVGIKKERLVPGRAAKRVRQKAKAEVASVSR, from the coding sequence ATGAACGAGTATATCGAGATTTTTAAGGCCCTGAGCGATGAAACACGATTGCGCATCCTGCGCTTGCTTCTGATGGCCAAGAGCGGGCTGTGTGTCTGCGAGCTGGTTGATTCGCTGGAGGTCCCTCAATACAACGTTTCCAAGCATTTGAAGGTGTTGAAGCAGGTGGGACTCCTCACCGAGCGAAGGGAAGGGCGGTGGGTTTATTACTCGTTGTACGACGCCGATGAGCCATTCATGCAGTCCCTCTTTGACGCTCTCGCCTCAATTCCAAGAACTCTTTTGGCGAGGGACGAGAGGGAGCTGAAGAAGCGCCTGCGCATTCGCATCCGTGGCAAATGCCTCGTCGGGATAAAAAAGGAGAGATTGGTGCCGGGCAGGGCGGCCAAGAGAGTGCGCCAGAAGGCGAAGGCCGAAGTGGCATCGGTGAGCCGATGA